TAGGCATAAGTCTAATTCTAAGATATATTATATGACAAATGCTAACTTGTCTCCAAAGGCAccaattaaacaaaaaaattgaacttTCTTTTTTAGAATTTATAGTTTTCTAAGTTACTTATACATTAAGAATTGCATTTTTCATCTTTTGATTCCTTAATCAGTGCCTTAAAGACAGTATTTAATAGTAACCATGTTATATATGTCTGTTTTGATTTTGGATGTGATAAAGTTGTGTTTATGCAATTATGCATGACATGTCCTCTATTTTGTTTGGTTATGGGGTTTGCAGCTTTGGTGCCTCTTGAGGAACTGAGGGAGATAAACTTCACAAAGCAATATGGGATTGCTAGGGATCCTGAAGTCATAGATATACTTGACTCTGCCTCCAAGACTAAAGGGGTATTTATGATGTTTCTAATTGTATTATTTTCTTCTGCAGTTACTACTATATGAACAACATGGTGTAACAAACACAAACATGGTAAATTTGTGTGTTTTTGTTGGTGTTTTGAATCAGGCAAAAGCAGTGGCAAAGGTTTACTGGGGAGATCCAAGAGAAAAGTTATGCAGTGCCGTGGAAGATCTTCATCTGGACTCTTTGGTTGTTGGAAGCAGGGGACTAGGTGCCATTAAAAGGTACCAAGCACCCACTATCTTATAGCAAAATACTTGTCCCAATCCATGTCTCATTTAGTGTTTCAccatttaaattttgacatgtcaattaaaagaATATGTGATTTAGATACATGAGTCGGTTATATATTTAGATTGATGGTTTTTAACTAATATGGAAGGATTTAATTAGTTAGTTAGGAAAATGAGAAACAAATTGGGATAAGAGATTTCTATCCCTTATTGctgggaaaaagaaaaagaaaaattgttgCCATTTATCTTTCTGACTAGAACTACATTAATTTGTGGAATTTGACATAATGTATCCATTTACTGTTATTCAAAGGGATAATTTgaacaagtaatttttattttttttgtttcaggGTGTTGTTGGGCAGTGTAAGCAATCATGTGGTGAGAAATGCTTCTTGCCCAGTCACAGTGGTTAAGGGAAAGTAACCCTCCAATTGCAGACATTGATCCGATTATTTGTGAAGAATATATGGAAGTTTGAATGATATAGAAGCACGTGGACAGGGGAATGAATCACAGCTGTGAAGAAACTTAAGTACATTACCCTTTAAAATGCTTTTGCATTGAGTAATTGAAaatttggttttgtattttGGTTTTGTAATCATCATTACTTTGTCTCTATATTACATATATCTTCTCATGATGATGGGTGGCTATGTGTCATATTGTTATTAAATAAACTGCGTGATTGGattgaattaaattttttataataagaTTGAATGACATTTTGGATGAAAGGTTTGGTTACATCAGAATATTCGTAATAAGAAGTGTTAATATTGTTGGAAGAGATAGGGGAGCTCATGAGTAAGACACTAAAAGATATTGATATCACATCTTaactcaaaaccttaaggcattagatttatgggtcacatctcttataaactcttcTCCTCACTCATActtagccaatgtgagacttcaacttcgcacttgaattctcaacaatctccctctcaagtgcgagtcacctccacattatcatgACCCTTTTTCGTGGAAGTTTATCCACTCTTGCACCGCTGTTCGCTTCACCgcgtcaacggaacccgccgctAAGAAGTCGTAACCATGATTGGAGCACGACACCAAGAGATATtaacgccacatcttaacccaaaatctTAAGGCATTAGATTTATGAGTCACATATCTTATAAACTTTTCTCCTCActcatacttaaccaatgtgaaACTCCAGTTCCGCACttaaattctcaacaaacatggGTGAAACAAATTCCAGAAACTTTATCGAAAATAATCTGGCAAGTCGGTAGATAGCTTAAATTTCTTAATTTCAATTCGTGAGTcatgtatataaaaaaaatattgttaggAGAAATTTATTAGTTTAACATGATGTCCGACCATAAAGATGATTAGTTTCATGATGTAGGCTAAGAGACActtcaaaagaaacaaaactaaAAGACATTTCCAGCTTACCATACCTCATAGCTGCAGAGTGTGCTCCCTTAAATACACATTCACTAATCACTACTATATCACCCATTCAGGGAGAGGGTTCTTTTGGGATATGACTGCGACGTGCCCCTCATAATCGCAACACACCGGTCGTGCAGTTTCGAAACTCCGTCGGAAACAGCTGCCGGCGTCGGAACAGGCTGCCGTGCACCACTTTGAGGTACGgccttttttaatatttttttatttgataaacAATGAAAATATCATTCACTAGTTATttatatatatcatataatTTCCCTCATAAATTttgaagaataaaaagaaaGCATAGTTTGGGTAAGAACAAAAGCCTAACACCTATTTATATTGCACTCAGCCCAAGCCTAAGACAACACAAGCCGTAAGGCCTCTGAGACTCAAACAAATGAGCATAAGTCTGATGACTACCGATGTTCCCCGCTGGAGTACAAGCTCAGATAAAGAAAGTCGCAAGAACTCTGAGACTCAGatgaaggagcacaagtc
This is a stretch of genomic DNA from Lotus japonicus ecotype B-129 chromosome 1, LjGifu_v1.2. It encodes these proteins:
- the LOC130733798 gene encoding universal stress protein PHOS34-like isoform X1, giving the protein MATKTRIVGIAMDFSPTSKLALRWAVDNLISRGDQIIIINVEPPHADHTRKELFVENGSPLVPLEELREINFTKQYGIARDPEVIDILDSASKTKGAKAVAKVYWGDPREKLCSAVEDLHLDSLVVGSRGLGAIKRVLLGSVSNHVVRNASCPVTVVKGK
- the LOC130733798 gene encoding universal stress protein PHOS34-like isoform X2, which codes for MATKTRIVGIAMDFSPTSKLALRWAVDNLISRGDQIIIINVEPPHADHTRKELFVENALVPLEELREINFTKQYGIARDPEVIDILDSASKTKGAKAVAKVYWGDPREKLCSAVEDLHLDSLVVGSRGLGAIKRVLLGSVSNHVVRNASCPVTVVKGK